The Ptiloglossa arizonensis isolate GNS036 chromosome 2, iyPtiAriz1_principal, whole genome shotgun sequence sequence TCCCGTGGCACGCGCACACacaccacacacacacacacacacgcaccctTGAGAGACAGCAAGAGTAACAGAGACGGTAAAAGACGTGGACGAAGACAAACGAAGTAAGACGAAGTGAGAAACATAGGAGTACgcgcgagagagagggagacacATTGATAGTGCGAGAACCACAGATGGTCGCGTCTGATTTATCGTCACCACAGCACGAGGACCCGGTGAAAACTCTGAACGAGACTCACCGTAATCGAGAGGCACGTCAGTATCTTGTCGGCAAAGTTCCGCTGGGCGCCCTCCTCCTTGAATATGGACAATTTGACACCGTCCGACGATAAACAAAGGCGACACAGCTCGTAGAACTTGGGCGGTACATCGAACATAATTGTGAGCTCCGGCTACGTTGCGCCCTACGTAAAGCGCGAGTCATCAAGAGGTAGACTCTTTCCTTGGCCGACGTACTATCTTTCTCCACTGCCACTACGCGTTTAGCGACGAGGAAGGGTACGCGATCACTTATCACAGTCACCGCCGCGGCTCATTGTCAGCGGCACAGTACACACAGTCATAGAATTACAATTCCATATAGAGGGGAGACCACGATGTGGCTATGGTTCCTTGGGTTTATTTCACGATTGCTGCCACTAGGAGGTGCTAACGATCGAagctttaaaaaaattttatttaaaactgaacaagaaataaaaagtgattcgaaataatatttcagtgTTTTATTTGCAATAATGTTATGTAATATTAACCGAAAGTAATGGAAccattttatttactttattctttcaaatactaacggaaaaataatgaaaaagtaattttgtttaatgttttttttttacttttattttaattattaaattgtcTGAAACATTATGCAAGTTTCGATGAGTCTAATGCAAACATCTCAATAGATTGATCTACAATCTAAAAACGAAATAACCACAAAATAAATCACATTTCAGAAATATATCAACCAAAATTAGTTCGAAAGTTCCCAGTTTTAAGATTGCTACTATCACCGAGATTACTACTTTGAATGTAGAACTGAGCaaaatataccgttttaatagtaatatgttatttcatttctaaagctaatttattataattgaaataatatattattttatttgaatgaaatatatgaaataaatatatcgagATTTAAATACTATTTGGAATAGatgtatttgaaattttgtttcactATATGTTCAAAAATTTCCGATCAAATGCCGCGCCATTTTAATTCTGCCATTTTTCTGGACCGTCTGATTTTCCTGTTACACTTGTTATGTAATTAAACTTGCAAAAGGTGCGAAATATTATCAGTAGCGGCACATACACAATCAGAATAAATAAGTTTCTCAGTTACATCGTGGGTTTGATTAGTCTTGTCATGATCTTTAACAATGCTTTAGATCCTTCGATCTTGGAGACCGATATGCGTTCCAGTTTTCGAATTACGTCGTTTAACTTATTTATATTCGCGTAACAGATACGTCTTTCTCGTTTCTATGCACTTTGTAAAACGTAACTGTACTTTCGTATCGTGAATGATAAATTCAGAATGGAGAGGATCACCTGAATATTATGGTAGCTGAAAATCTACCGCCAAGGCGGTAAAATTAAGTTCCTCAAATGCATTTATTAAATATCGATCATATTAAATGcaagattttgaaaattttcaatttgttcgatTATGATGTAACATGATACGCATGTATTATTAACAAAGAATTTTACAGTGAAATCAATAACATTATATTAAAATGATATCCTGTCACTGGTAtacgataaaaatgattaaaaatttacTTAATAATTCTTTGGTCCAGTGTCATGCATTGATCACAGATCAGCAAGCGAATCGATGGAAGAAACAGGTTTCTTATCACGCGTCATTTTACTAGGAATTTCATTACATCGAATAAGTAGCCCAACCCATAAATAAATCAGGCAAACGGGGGGAATGACTAACGCAAGATTACGCGACCCATCGGCCACTTTCGGCCCACGCTATTTTATCACGCATTTAATCCGATCTTCGTACGTATAAGGTTATGATACGATGGTCTATGGATTTTGTTAAGGAGCATTATCAAAGTGTTTGGCGCTGATTTTGTTCTCCTTGAGATATGCTGTTAAGCACTAAAGTCtaagatatatgtattttttgttttattcgtgTCCAATCTTAATTTTAAGGGGTAAAACTGCTCctcgaaaatttgtattccaCAAGCGATAAATTTTACTTCTATAAACTTCAAATATGCCGCAAATTAAGCATGTTTTGGAAGAACTACATATTACAAACAAAAGTTTATTAAGATCACTTATTGTAAGATAATGATTAGATTACTAAGATAACGTATCTTGTCGAAAGTTACAGTTATATAAAAccttatataattattatataatactacTATATATGGAAAATTTAAGATAATGTATCTTATCACAGCTTATAATTACATAAAATCttatgtaattattataaatataatattcttattGTTATCTCTCTACTCCTCGTATTTATCTGTGTTATCTACCTGTTTCATGTAATTCATAAATAAGTGAAAAACAGTAGCTTAATAAAATTACCGATTCCACCCCTTCCATCGCACACGGTTTCCATTACTCATTCTTTTCTttataaaattaacaataattaatttttttataatctgagcttttcttaaaatatattttatctgGAAAATACTGGATGATTACGGAAGTAAAATGAATTGCTTATAGAATAACAATTATGAAGGAGttgttttgtttttaaaattgGCAATTTGatgcaaataaaaaaatacttattTCTCTCAAtgcttaataaaatatttcaataaaaaaaatatcaacgacGAATAATTCAATAGTGGCCGTTGTGAATCATATTATAACTTACTTTATActatcaattattttttttgccCAACTAGAAAGTAATCAAATTTATGCATTTTTCTCTGAATTACTGTAACAAATATTAATGCTttcttttatttcctcgttgtttttttattatccacttataagtaaattattattcattagTTTGCACTATTTTTATATAACAACATATAGcttttattaatattgtgtATAACAATATTTACACAAATGTACAAGTAACACATATTTTAGTAAATATATGATCAAATCACATAGTGTATCAGGCAAAGGTAGGGCACAAAAGAATTTAATTGTTACCGCCTATTAGAGAGCTGGAGCTTGCTaagttttctttaattttatacttCAGAAAACAAGTTGTGGAAATTAAGCCTTATTGCATATGCCATTTCTTGTTACTTTATGTCTGTGACAGTATGGGTTTCATTTCTCTGTCTAGCATTAAGCATCATGAATATTAACCAGTGATGAGTAATTCTATTGCATGTACACTCCCTGCATAGAACTATGATGCATTGAAAAAAATAGTCTTATCGACGAGTTACTATCTCTGcgagaataataattataaatatcctCCTTTTACAAAAACTTTTATAAAAGTTGTTCAAATGAAAAAAAGTTACAACCTTGTTTACTGTTGTACACTTTTTACAAATATATAGCACAAATGTCATGCAATATATgcaatttaatatataaaagttTTGTCATTGTTccataattgaaatttatccaCTTTTTCTTCTAGTCattcaaatattataaatacatcGATAACAAACTAAAATCACTTTGGTTACTTTAATGTAATATCctaaagtaatttattttttgctgtgaaaaattgaaaatctttgTAGACATAGGTGTACTTATATATCCAATTTGACTATTAGGAGGGAATGTTTTGTATTGAAACCATACAGAAATGTATATCTTCTTTCAATATATCTCACAAAAGCAACACAGATGTGTCTAAATATATTGTCATATTCAATTGCACGAGATATACGGCTTTTGTAGAATAAAAAGTTTTGTGAGGTATAAACTGTACACTTAGTATGCGGTCATAAAACAActtaaataaaataacatttattagaaaatatctatcattaaattgatatcACTGTTCGCttttaattgtttttctttCAAGAACATTTTTTTGTAGAATATCATTTTCTGGTTGAGTGCTATTCATTTCACTATCTAATTCGATTAATCTAatacttttataatatttcCTATACTTTTTTCTGATAAGTTTTACTTTGTGTTGATCCTTTTTGAGATCTATAGTGGAACCTAATATTAAGTGTATGTCCTTAATATGTGCTAGCTTTAATAAAATGGTTTTTCTTTTGCTCCTAGCATTTGTTTTTCCTAGCAAGTTTATGTGTCTCattaattttcgatagtctCTAAGTAGTTCTTGAATGATATCTAGACACAGCCAACGTGTTCGAGCAATGCATACATCTGGTAGCTCACCAGCTCCAGACTGACAAATATTTACAAGTGCCTCGACATGAGATGCCCCGTCCAAATTTGCTAAGATGAAGTTAATGAGATTAGGAATGGTAATTGGTAGTGGAAATGGATACACCGTGCTATCCTCTTTTCTAAAATGAAGATAATAAAACTGTTATAGAACATGATTACAATCGACTTAATTTTAATTACCTTTTAgcaggaaaaaaaagaatagatgGGAATCGATTCATATTATATTCCCACGGTAAATCATTATTATCGCCGTCGACTCTTACAAATAAAAGATGATCCATTTCGCGCAAGTAATGAGCCACTGTTAAGTATACATAAGAAATCGCACTACAAAATGCACAATAAGGAGAATAGTACATTACAGTCACATCCTGTGAAAAGATCATTAAGTTTAATATATTCCTtaattatagttttattttataccATTGCAGCAtgttaattttctttccaatttaCCTTTGTCGGATCTAAAATAGTATCTAAGAAGGTTTCAGTTGTTAATtccaatatacatatattctgtGCATCTTTCGTTTCGCAATTAACTTTACTTTTGAACTTTTGTGCAAAATGCTTGGAGTTATTAGAACGTAGCGTACGTTGTAAAAAACCTtcagtataattatttataaattgtataagAGTAAAACGATTAAAATCGTCTTGCATAACATATTGACTCTCGTGCTAAAATAAATTGCACATTAATGTATATGACATAAAGATAAAACAAAACTTTAAAACTTACAGCAGCATCTAGTATAACAACAGCagtcttatttttcttttttaaaacatCTATCCCAAGACCTTCTGCAAAATGGAAATAATGCAAACTATCGATTGCTATCAGTGCcaatgttttattaattttgcaCACTGATTCCGTTAGGTTTATATTTGAATGCTCGGGAGTATCGCGTGGAAATATAGGTTGATGATACTTATTTCCAGCTATCCACCTTTTACAATCTTCTTTTAAATATGCTTCTTTTATTGCGGTAGCAGATCGTGGATCGTATTCATTCACTGTAAATAACGATGGCTTGTATCTTTGGctaaaaatagaagaagaagTATTAACTAAAGAAAATGATATTTGACCCAAATATTCTTGTACCTTTTAGATTTAAAtacttcttttaattttactgTTGCAGAATCCTTGTTACAACAGACATCATATTTTTCTTGTAGATGTTCCATTgtagaaaccttaaaaatatcTGTACTTTTACATACATGATTGACTTTATCAGAAACAAGTTTACAAACAGATGCTTCTCTTTCTGCATTGCTTAATCCAATTGTCTTACGTAGAGAACATTTATTCATGACAATATTAGCATAGCAACTATCGTTAATCCACCGCTGAATAGAAATACTGACGGTCGATTCATtcaattggtttttgttttcttttaagaGTTTAATACATTGCCTATTTTTCTCAAAATGCCTGGCAATAGCTGTGCGATGATGAAAATTGAGAcgttcaattatat is a genomic window containing:
- the LOC143155091 gene encoding thioredoxin domain-containing protein 11, with amino-acid sequence MLKEEFEASTPRNADNSHTSTPDSGSNDVAKESNQRLAIEDRLTSKMFPYAREISFFLAVTLTALSVLQSLPPKVSNPPMAKPFFNQSSIVLDFYKGHLRAMIERVTEADYSFVMYYAPWDAESQAVRPEFENVAQYYRSQVFFAAINCWHPGSECRAKYNKIQSYPVLMFYPSRDSGIQYRGIRTWPYMIRFLNAVMNPIVRITHTEQLQELLVNYDAVVVGYFNFTRLNRTPGYREFYQAAILALKRDPNRELVFAIVTSALSSERDHNVYKFPSANLLMWNESLRYPEDSEWTSENILNWISNSIHQPALWLQPPGVKALTLAPYLKEGPVLFLFTPRNPLHPENYNYNLIREIGLQYYNCVDNLMAKNIIERLNFHHRTAIARHFEKNRQCIKLLKENKNQLNESTVSISIQRWINDSCYANIVMNKCSLRKTIGLSNAEREASVCKLVSDKVNHVCKSTDIFKVSTMEHLQEKYDVCCNKDSATVKLKEVFKSKSQRYKPSLFTVNEYDPRSATAIKEAYLKEDCKRWIAGNKYHQPIFPRDTPEHSNINLTESVCKINKTLALIAIDSLHYFHFAEGLGIDVLKKKNKTAVVILDAAHESQYVMQDDFNRFTLIQFINNYTEGFLQRTLRSNNSKHFAQKFKSKVNCETKDAQNICILELTTETFLDTILDPTKDVTVMYYSPYCAFCSAISYVYLTVAHYLREMDHLLFVRVDGDNNDLPWEYNMNRFPSILFFPAKRKEDSTVYPFPLPITIPNLINFILANLDGASHVEALVNICQSGAGELPDVCIARTRWLCLDIIQELLRDYRKLMRHINLLGKTNARSKRKTILLKLAHIKDIHLILGSTIDLKKDQHKVKLIRKKYRKYYKSIRLIELDSEMNSTQPENDILQKNVLERKTIKSEQ